The following nucleotide sequence is from Vulpes lagopus strain Blue_001 chromosome 1, ASM1834538v1, whole genome shotgun sequence.
GCAGGGGGAGCCACAGCTAGGGGAGGACGTCGTTGACATCGCTGATGGTGGCGACGGAGACGGTGGGCAAGGTGCTGGCAGACAGGGGCAGGTAGGTGGGACCAGGAAAgtgagcatggggtgggggaaaaaagaagacatgagGTGGGCAAGGTTgggaggaagcagcagcagcagcagcagcagcagcagcaactttAATAGCAAAATGAGTCCTGCCTCACCCCTGCCGTACCAGCACTGGCCCCTCCAGCCTAACTCACCCGTAAGCAGCGCCGCTGGACGCACCTCCACTGGCGCCTGAGACCAGGGCGGGGAGGGCGAAGGCAGACTCGACAACGGCCACAGTCCTCTCGTGTCTGACAGCCCCGGCACACTCCACACCCTCGGCTCTGTTGGTGGGTGGCAGAGGCATGATGTGTGGGGCCAGAGCCATGAGACCCAGGGGACAGGCTGAGCCTCGGGCTCACCCCACCTGCCCAACTCACCCTTTCCACAATCCGGAGGCACCGTCTCCGCTCACATTTGCAGAACAGCCCCGAGGCCACCTCATGGGGCAGCTGCAGAAGGCAGGTGGAGCAGGCCCCGCAGTCCTCGGTTACCCGGCAGGCCGCACACTCCCCGCAGCCCACACGCTGCCAGGAATGGGGGGGGGCGAGGTCACAGGCCCAGACAGAGTAGCTCTAGGCGTCCTGTCCCTTACATGTCTGTTATTAACTACCACTGCCACATCTAGTAGTCCAACGCTTGCCTCACCACTGTATCTGGCAACTGATTAGCTGCCATCAGAGGCCAACTCCAATGTCTACCTGTGCCCTATTAACTTCATCACTGAATCTACTGACACTTCACTAACCCCTACTATCTGATGACCATAAATAGCTTCCTACAAAATGACTCTGACACCCTGCGGCCTCATAGCCATTCCTTCAGATCCTCCACAAGCCCTCATCACATCCTGCTCCAACACACACTTGTGAAGAGGAGGCAGGTTGTGCTTACCTTAAACATCCTTTGCTCCCTATTGAAAGCAATTCTCTGtgctggaaaggaaagaaaagaggtagACAAGGAGTATCAGATATCTAACTTCCCCAAGTGCTGCTGACACCCACCATTCAACCTCCAGCCTGACCGTGGTGTCCTAGCCTGACATCAAGCCTGCTCCACTCCTgtctcccagggccctgggggccaCTCACCTCGGCAGTCCTTGCATAACGTCTTGAGCCGCTGTCTTCGGGTACCATCTCCTGAGAAGCTGATTCCACAGTTTTCACAGCACCTGGAATGGGAAACATGGGTGTGGGGCTCTAAGTGCACCCCCAAACACAATCTTCACCCTCTTGGCTCACTTTGGGCCAACACTCACCCAGGTGCAGGGAGTGAAGCTAGAGCTGTGTCAGCAACAGCCTTGGTCTCATCTCCTGGGGCCTCCTTCCTGACTTCACCCTTCTGGGGTCCAACCTGACGTTTCTGAGTCTTGGCTGGCCGTGAAGGCTTCTTCCGCTTCCTGCCAGGGACATCTAAGGACGGGGCCTGCAGATGAGACGGAAAGAAGGAAGACATCAGTGGGTGGGTGTTGGGTGCTCAGGCACCTCTATCTGGGTACCCCACATTGTGTAGTACCTTAGGGGCTGGATAGCACAGAATGCCTTGTTTGAAGTCGAAGAGGGTGAGGTCGCACGCAGGGCCCAGGTATCGGGTCAGCTCAACTTTGCTTCGGATCCTGTCTCCTGTGGGGCTGGGGATGGGCCAGGATGGATTGGTACCCAGGTGGAGCCATGGCCACTCCACCCACACAACCCTCCCACTGGGCTGGTAAAAGGCCTGCAAGGCTGGCAAGGGATACAGGAGACAGCCTGGGATTAGCCTGTAAGCCCTGATCAGGTCTTACCTCCACTACACCTGCATAgcagaaatgtaaaatgtgtataaataGCAGCACATATGCAAACATAAATAAACAATGCAAACGCCAACAGATGTTTATAAAGTATGCTAATTATATTCTACACGAACAAGAGTAACTACAGATAAAAATACCAACCTGCTAAGTTATGTATAAAAGCGTTAGtgttacaaaagcaaaaaagaaaccactgtttaaaagtatatacacaaataaatgagcatgtaaatatacaaacaaatacaTGCTTGAGCAACAAATGCCAACTACATAAAAACAAAGTAGGGACAACCAGTATTGAGAGAGAATACTCCACAGGTCTCTAGCATTTTTGCATATCTTGCAAGAGAAACACTAATAGTCCTTTGTTATGAACTATCTTCTCAAGGCTGTTTGTACAGCAAACAGCCTTGGAAGATAAAAGATACGTTCTCCTTCCAGAGCAAAGGGAAGGCATCCTTACTATCCCAACATTCTAAAAGACTGATTTCCTTAAACTCAGGGTTCCTGTCCTACAGTCCAATGCATGGACAGATGCTACTTAGCCCTCTTCACATCACGCTACGGGAACTGGAGTTTGGGAAACTGACACGAAAAAATGACATTCTGGGTACTGCTGTCCTGTGAGTAATAAACCATCTTTCATCTCTGACCCAAGAGTCTCATATATCCTACCAGCATCCACAAAACTGTGACATACTTGTTATCTTGCCCTAATTAGGATAAAACCTCCAATCTTTTATGGTTTTTGATGCCTGTACTTACAAGTATAAATTTTTgacaagtttcttttttattttaagattttatttattcatgagaaacacagagagagaggcagggacacgggccgagggagaagcaggctcccggtggggaggcCAATGCAGGACCTTGGGACCCCGAGATgatgctctgagctgaagacCGATGCTCAACCacgagccaccaggcatcccaaattttgACAGTTTAATACAAGTTGTGAATATGTGAATAAACACACAATTAAGTACACACAATTATATTTACGATTTTACTATATTTCTCCAGGAAAACAGCACCTCAGATACAAAAAAAGTTCAGGAAAAGTACAAAAAACTCAGTAACTGTATCATTAGCATTTCATAAAACACTTAGACCTTATATGTAAATctcttataaatatgtatatttacatatttattgccAATTCTCATTCATGAAACGTTTTATAAAGTCATGTTGAACACGTGAATTAGTGAATATAGAATCTTGGCTCCTAGTGAAACTACAGTTTAGATTCCTGAGAGCCTCAGGTGACATTTCTTTCAACTGATTTTCTGTCAACTGATTCTGTAACCTTGTCTTATGTATGGCCTTCGAATGATTTAAAGCCAGGAGCTTTGGAGTACTGTTATATAGGTACTTTTACCAAGGTACTTGTAAAATAAGCCAGTCTCATCAGTTATTGAAAACCTATTCTTCTATATGACACTTTTCCCATATgacacttattatttttaaaattcgtCTGCAAATTCTCAATCTCCAGAACCTACCTTGTAAGCCAATTTAAAGTTTTTTCACAATCTCACCTGTTGAAATGTGTGAGCCAGTCAGCACTAGCTGagataaatttaacattttcctaACCAGGGGTAACACAATCGTCAACGTCATTGGCCTTAAGCCTCTCACACTGTCCACTACACTGTTACTGGTCATTGCCTTATGGATCTTCAGGTTTAGCCCACCTTTTCCTTAGCTCCATTATGTATTATACAAGTTACTTCAGCACTTTCCAGAAACTGGAAATCGGACAAATTAgaaaatttccctttctttttctagatgtaccacatttttgattcattaacattgtaGTCACACCTAATAGTACAATTCACACCTGAAATTTATTTAATGTGTACTTTCTCCTTGTAGCACAtcacatttttctccttaaagtCCATCACAGACTTCTTGCACTAAGAACACTAGACAGCACTGCAGCACCTCAGCTGGGAATGCGTGTTTTAGGCAACTCAGATTTTTTGCTGTTCTGTGCAGGTCTATGAAAGAGTGTAAAGTACAGGAAATATGGGCTTTAAGGGCACAAATTTTAGGGAGTAGGCAATTTGCAAACATGGAATCTACAAATAAGAATTGACTATACATGCGTAATTTTAACCCACCCACAAAATTAACCACACCTAATTTCACCCTATTTCACCCTGCCTAAGCGGGTTCAGCCCTACCTATGACCGTCCACAACCCACCCAGTACCTCTGGTAATAGGTGTCTGAGCGTCCACAGGTGGCACCTGATTTTCGAAAGACCTCACGGCGCTTCCAGCCAGGGCCCAAGGCTGGGCAATCCAGCCAGTCCTCAGCCATGGGGGCCATGGGAAGGAGCAGCGGCCTGCAACAGGGAGAGCACGgtggagaaaactgaggctctagGAGAGAACATGCTGTGCTCTAGCCACACCAACAGCTGCTATTTACTAATGCCCATCCCACGCACCGGGTCCCTACCACAGGCAACCCGTCAATACAATAGAGAAAATCCCCCGTCCCACCTCATTCTTCCGTGTCCTGCCCAGAGGCTTGTCGTTCCTCCCCTTCCCGACCTGGCAGCCCCACTTTTAACTTAACAGGCCGTATCCTCAACCCAAAGCTCCTCATTCCTTACTCCATGTCCTGATCCTCACCTCTTCCTCATCTTCAGCCTAAGAGCCcatcccttctcccctctgccaaCCTAGGAACCTGTCATTCGCCTCAAGAGACATGGTCTTTGACCTACTGGTGTTGACACCTCCTCTGAGGGTTCACCCTGAACCATCCATGCTCCCCATTATCAGTCTGAGAGGCCCCATCCCGCTCATCCTCAGGCCAAGGTCCCAGGACTGTCCCTCGCATTCACTCCCCTGGTTGGCCCAGGAGTGCCCAACTCCTCTCTCAGTCCTGTAGCTCTcccattccttccctccttccctttctgatGTTCTCTTGTCATGccactgcctcagtttcctgtgtCCTCTGCCCGAGAGCCCCAGCTTCTCCCCTCTTTATCCTCTCATTCCTTCTGTTCCTCAGCCTGAACGCTGCCTCCTCCTTTTCCCTGTAAGCGTCTTGAGCCACAAGTCTTCACCGACCTCCATCCCCAGACCTTATTCATCTCGTCTTCAGCTGCTTCTTCACTCCTCCCCGTCGGTGTCCCTTGCTCTCCCGTCCACTGACACTCTCAGAGACCCTGATTCCCCCCCTCAGTCCTCTGAAGCCACCCCCCAATCCTCCCTGTTCTTGTCCCAGGATCGTGCCATCCCCACCTCGGCGTTCAGAACCCctattccttctccttctccatatGAGCCCCCCGTCGCTCCTCTTCGGCATCCGAGTGCCCCTGTTTTTTCCCGTCATCAACCTGAGAGCCCCTCATGTCTCCCTCTCAGCGTTCTAAACCCCCGTTTCTCACTCCTTAACCCCGAAGGCACCGAGATCGCCCCTCGGCGTTCGGATCCTTCTCCGCTCCTCTCCGTCCTCGTCCAGACTCCCGACACGTCCACCTATCGGCACTCTGAGCCCCATTCCTCCTCGTCCTCAGCCAAAACCTCCCCGTTCCTCCCCGTCAGTATTCCGACGCCGCCATTCCTCCCACTCATCGGCCTGAGGGCCCTTCATTCCTCTCCGTCAGCGTTCTGAGCCTCAATGCTTCCCTACCCGACGCCTGAGCGCTCTCCACTTCCACCCCCACAACTGTCTCACCAGCTTGGCACCGGGCCGGTAGCTTTCGCCGCTCTAGGTCCGTGGACCCATGGCGAGGGGTCCCGCCTGTGACTCCCGCCTTGCcctgctcttcttcctcctccgCAGACGCTTCCTCTGAAGCGGTAGCTGTCGCTGCCGCGGCCGTTCGTTGCTCCCGGAACCGGAAACCCGCTGCCTGCCTCTGGGGCCCCGCCCCCCGAGACGACGCCTGCGCCCTAATGCCCCTCCAGCGCTTGCCCTTAGTGGGGAGGGCCCCACGCCTGCGCGCTTAGTCTCACGGCGGCGCGCGCCTCTGCCTGGGCCCTACTGCGCTTGCGCCCTGACATCCAGCCTCAGCTCGCACCgccccctcttctcccctccgcccccccggAGTCGTTCAGCCCCGGGCGCCTCGCTTCGCCAACCGGCACTTTCTCCCCACTCCGCCCACTTGGCTTGCGCCTGCGCTCTCCCAACCGAAGGGGGCGTGGGGGGGCGCTACGCTATTTGCCTGGCCGTCGTTGGAGGGAGGGGCGCCGGAGGTCTCCTCGCATCTCTCGCCCCCATCTCGCCTGTGCTGTGCAGGCACCTGAAACATCTCCCCCAGGACTCGTGTGTCCCGTCCTCTCCGCCCCGCGAGCAGTTGCAGGAGCGCGCGGGGCGGAGCGCACCGCAAGCCGACCCCAGCTCCCTCCGCGAGAACGGGCGAAGGGGGCGGTGACGCGCTGCAGGTAAACAGAAGGGCCGTGCCACCGAGAAGGGCGTGCGCGCCCTAGAGAGGCTGCGCTGTGGGCACCGCTGGGTCCCGCGACAGGGCGGAGGGGGCTCTCGGACTTCTGTTACACACGTGCCCGGAAAGGGGTTTGTGGAGCAACGAGAGACCTTGTGGCCGTCATCGGATACGTTTCTAATCTGGAGGATGTCGATGCTGACACGGGGGTGGGAAATCAGCCACATAATGAAATAGCGCCAACTGTATACCCGTTGTTTCAAGATGAAATGCTGAGGATGAACGTCATTGGGCTCTCCCTTAGTAAGTCATATTCCGCCGCCCAAGGGAGCTCCTGCAGAGCAGAGGGTGGTTGCCAACTGCATACTCGAAGCTCTATACTGCAATTCCTCCTGAATACAGGTGTGCCTCAGCCCTTTCACCCAGGGGGTTTGGGAGTGCAGATGCAGCTGGATAAAGTGGAAACCAGTAGTAATCTCTGTTggttcttcaaaattttattaacaaaaccagggagaggggaggcaaCAGTGAGCAAACTCCACAGTCCCACCCAGGCACAGAgaatggagagacagagggacagacaaGGACAGAAGAATATCCAGAGAACCTCTGATAAGGGCAGCTGGGTAGTCAAATGGTGGATGGGCACAGGGAGAAACTCAGGGACCATTGGAGAAACAGATGAATGGCAGAGCAGACAAACGGGGGATTCGGGGCAGCTCCCGGGCCTGGAATGCAGGGCGTGAGGACTTCTGGGCCAGTGAGGCTCAGCGGTCAGCACTGGAGCGCAGGTCGGTAGTGAGCGGGTCATGCTGGATCGTTTGGTGCAGCATTAGGGCCAGTAATCCTGCCCGGTTAGTCATGGCTGTGCGAACGTTGCGTTCCTGCTCAAACAGCTCATCCAGCTTGTACCACTGAGAGGAGAGTAGAAAAGAGCCATGAGAAGGAGCTCCGGAAGCTCCACCTGAACTCCAGCCTCATTCAGCATGGACACCTACCACGCGCACACGCTCCAGGTCCACTTCAGCACGCCGCAACTTCTCCCAGCAGTAATGGCGGTTACACTGGCGTTTGGGCAGGCGGCAGAAGTCACCCGTGAGCTCAAAGACATCACGTACAAGAGGGCACCCACATACCTCATCAGCTGGCACCTGCAAGGAAATCGGGGGTCAGGGATGAATGGGGGGGACAGGAAAGTAGGAAGGAACGAATAGAGTTCAGGGAGTACAGaggaatggaaaaggagaaacaagatGATGAGAGGAAAAAGGATAGGAACGAGGAGTGATAAGGCAAGCAAAGTGAGAGTTACGGAAGGGGTCAagtagggaaaaggaaagaaggaggagaggggaggacacAAGGGATAAAggtgaggcaggaaggaggaagaaaggacagaATGGGAGGAACTGAGAGCAAACCTTACTTTGGGGTCCCGGGAGTGCTCGGGGCACAGCACCTGGAGCCGTTTACAGTATGTCTTGCTCTGAGGGTTGTAGACATCACAGAAGAGTCGTGTAGCTCTGGAGGTTTAGAAGATAGAAGGTAGTGGGGAGAAAGGCGGGGGACCCATCTGTTCTTGCCCAGGCCCATTCTGCCCCAACATGCCACTTCTGACCCCAGCCTTAACCTCCCTGCTCTAACTCCACGTAGCGCCCACACTCACCCCTCAATGCGTGTGGGGTACATGGACCCAAAGGACGTCTGGCTCTCATACTAGAGGGATGAGCACAAATGGAGGGCACTGTGGATGTGTGCTGCATGCCCTCCCGAGATAACCCCCAGAGAACACATCTGTTCCCCCACGACCCAATGACAGTCCCCCTCAGGGTGACACCCTGACCTTGGCATAGCAGCGCTCCATGTGGCGCAAGGCAACACGTGGGTTGATAGGGTGCCCGCAGGAGACGCAGAAGATCTGCAGGTCCGTGTCATCACTGTCACCCTCATTGCTCTGTGTGGAGTGGAAGGAACAATGAAGCCAGGCAGGACCGGGTAATAGGTCCAGGGCCGCTGGGCCTGTGCTCACTCACCTCCTCATCCTCACGGACAGCCTGCTGCTTGGCACGAAGAATGATGGCCTCAAGTTCATGGAATCGGCGCTCCATCTCCTGAAGGCGGGTACGGGCACTCTGCTGCTCACGGCGAATACGTTCGAGCAGCTTCTTCCCGTGCTCCTCAGCAATGCAGGGACTCTGCTGCCACTGCTGGATGCGCTGGGGGAGGATCTCGTAGATGCggctgcagggaggcagggggttAGGTGCAGGCAGGGAAAGTGGCAAGGAACAAGACAAGTGGGGTGATCCAAGAACGGCAGAAGAGATGGGTGACCAAACGGCTAAAGAATAAGTAAGTGACTGGATGCTAGACAAGCAGATGAGGGACAGATAGACGGGTGCACCACAGACTGAGCAGCAGGCAGGTAGCTGATGAGAAGACACACACAAGGCTCTAGCCCTCTAGCCATGCCCTGCCCTGTACTCCCTGACTCCCTTGCGCTCTCCAGGAATGACTCACTTGGCTGCCAGCTTCATGCCACAGTCATCTGAGCAATACTTGGAGCCGGGCTGGGCAGGGCGCACACAGCCAGGTCCCAGGCACTGCGGTAGTGATGCAGGATCCTTAGCGTCGGCGCGCTCTGGGTGTTTCCATTTGTCCTTGTGCTTCTGTTTCTGCCGATGCCGCTTATATCTCTCTTCCTTCTAAGGGATGAAGCGGTCAGGTCAGGTTAGGGTGGAGTTAAAGTCAGCCCCAGTTCCCTGTGTCCCGCTGCCCCCCCGCCACTTCTGGCTCTTGCCCCATCCAGCTCCTGATCTTTGCCTCTCCCTAccttccctgccctctgccttctCACACCCATTTCACCCTCTCCATCACCTTCTTCTCGGATTTCTTCTCCCGACGCTTTACATGCTTCACTTTCACTGCTCTCTTCCGTAGGGCAGGGTCCAGGAATGGAGACTCCTCTGTGTCGCTCATCCAGGGCTGCAAGTGAGGCACAGGCTGACCCACCTGCCCGCCCATGACCACCCC
It contains:
- the CXXC1 gene encoding CXXC-type zinc finger protein 1 isoform X2, giving the protein MEGDGSDPEPPDAGEDSKSENGENAPIYCICRKPDINCFMIGCDNCNEWFHGDCIRITEKMAKAIREWYCRECREKDPKLEIRYRHKKSRERDSNERDGSEPRDEGGGRKRPAPDPDLQRRAGSGTGVGAMLARGSASPHKSSPQPLVATPSQHHHHQQQQQQQQQQQIKRSARMCGECEACRRTEDCGHCDFCRDMKKFGGPNKIRQKCRLRQCQLRARLSPVTPSESLPRPRRPLPTQQQPQPSQKLGRIREDEGAVASSAVKEPPEATATPEPLSDEDLPLDPDLYQDFCAGAFDDHGLPWMSDTEESPFLDPALRKRAVKVKHVKRREKKSEKKKEERYKRHRQKQKHKDKWKHPERADAKDPASLPQCLGPGCVRPAQPGSKYCSDDCGMKLAANRIYEILPQRIQQWQQSPCIAEEHGKKLLERIRREQQSARTRLQEMERRFHELEAIILRAKQQAVREDEESNEGDSDDTDLQIFCVSCGHPINPRVALRHMERCYAKYESQTSFGSMYPTRIEGATRLFCDVYNPQSKTYCKRLQVLCPEHSRDPKVPADEVCGCPLVRDVFELTGDFCRLPKRQCNRHYCWEKLRRAEVDLERVRVWYKLDELFEQERNVRTAMTNRAGLLALMLHQTIQHDPLTTDLRSSADR
- the CXXC1 gene encoding CXXC-type zinc finger protein 1 isoform X1; amino-acid sequence: MEGDGSDPEPPDAGEDSKSENGENAPIYCICRKPDINCFMIGCDNCNEWFHGDCIRITEKMAKAIREWYCRECREKDPKLEIRYRHKKSRERDSNERDGSEPRDEGGGRKRPAPDPDLQRRAGSGTGVGAMLARGSASPHKSSPQPLVATPSQHHHHQQQQQQQQQQQIKRSARMCGECEACRRTEDCGHCDFCRDMKKFGGPNKIRQKCRLRQCQLRARESYKYFPSSLSPVTPSESLPRPRRPLPTQQQPQPSQKLGRIREDEGAVASSAVKEPPEATATPEPLSDEDLPLDPDLYQDFCAGAFDDHGLPWMSDTEESPFLDPALRKRAVKVKHVKRREKKSEKKKEERYKRHRQKQKHKDKWKHPERADAKDPASLPQCLGPGCVRPAQPGSKYCSDDCGMKLAANRIYEILPQRIQQWQQSPCIAEEHGKKLLERIRREQQSARTRLQEMERRFHELEAIILRAKQQAVREDEESNEGDSDDTDLQIFCVSCGHPINPRVALRHMERCYAKYESQTSFGSMYPTRIEGATRLFCDVYNPQSKTYCKRLQVLCPEHSRDPKVPADEVCGCPLVRDVFELTGDFCRLPKRQCNRHYCWEKLRRAEVDLERVRVWYKLDELFEQERNVRTAMTNRAGLLALMLHQTIQHDPLTTDLRSSADR